From a single Spongiibacter taiwanensis genomic region:
- a CDS encoding sugar phosphate isomerase/epimerase family protein, translating into MHLSTCTITFRHQLISLGQIANWAKCNGFDAIELWGVHAKNIKNFPDYDRDWLASLGLSVSMVSDYLPLDGDPKRALDSTAELCRLTQEWGAKKLRTFSGGKGSAAVGPEERRQWTQRLKQLCAVAQDHGLQMVVETHPNTLADTLASTLQLIDEVDHPALKINYDVIHVWEMGSDPVEVFPLLAPLIVHMHFKNVSDRRLLDIFAPGNVYAPAGVRDGMTPLFEGAYDYRGFLNFLLNQYPEQWQKMDASLEWFGHEAFATLKQDLESIMQLQLAVNEGRIDSNQTLASIV; encoded by the coding sequence ATGCATCTTTCAACCTGCACCATCACCTTCCGGCATCAGCTCATTTCCCTTGGCCAAATTGCCAATTGGGCAAAATGTAATGGTTTTGATGCCATTGAACTGTGGGGCGTGCACGCCAAAAACATCAAGAATTTCCCGGACTACGATCGGGATTGGCTGGCCTCGCTGGGGTTGTCGGTGTCCATGGTCAGCGACTACTTGCCCCTGGATGGAGACCCCAAACGGGCCCTGGACAGCACCGCCGAGCTCTGCCGTCTCACCCAAGAGTGGGGTGCTAAAAAATTGCGCACGTTTTCCGGCGGTAAGGGCAGTGCGGCGGTCGGCCCGGAAGAGCGCCGCCAGTGGACCCAACGCCTCAAACAATTGTGCGCCGTTGCCCAGGACCACGGATTGCAGATGGTGGTGGAAACCCATCCCAATACCCTGGCGGATACCCTGGCGTCGACGCTGCAGCTGATTGACGAGGTTGATCACCCGGCGCTGAAAATTAACTACGACGTTATTCATGTTTGGGAAATGGGCAGTGATCCCGTTGAAGTATTTCCTCTTCTGGCGCCCCTGATTGTGCATATGCATTTCAAAAATGTCAGTGACCGCCGACTGCTGGATATTTTCGCACCCGGCAATGTGTATGCCCCGGCCGGGGTTCGAGACGGCATGACACCTTTGTTTGAGGGAGCCTATGACTATCGGGGTTTCCTGAATTTTCTGCTGAATCAGTACCCCGAGCAATGGCAAAAAATGGATGCCTCCCTGGAGTGGTTTGGTCACGAGGCCTTCGCCACCCTGAAGCAAGACCTGGAATCGATCATGCAATTGCAGCTCGCCGTGAATGAAGGGCGCATTGATTCCAACCAGACGCTGGCCAGCATTGTTTAA
- the nspC gene encoding carboxynorspermidine decarboxylase: MTTPYYLIDESRMQKAMERIRYVEQHSGAKSVLALKCFSTWCAFDFMRPYLAGTTSSSLYEARLGNEKFGGETHGYSVAYSDDEIDEVVRCCDKVIFNSLSQFERFKDRAQLVSRGLRLNPRIGYSGYQLSNTVCQYSRLGVTADKLPADIGEQIDGVMLHMNCENHDFTDLCRQINEIERQFGWLLPQLSWLSLGGGVAFTSDGYPLHEFSNRLAELAEKYRLQVYLEPGEASVTQSTSLVVSVLDIVDNGLPTLIVDAGVETHLLDVLVYRFAPALAGATPLEDGEVEDAVASGKPVYRVSGRTCLAGDVFGTYVFEQPVALGQTLSFTDVASYSMVKKNFFNGIRMPSIHYKNLNGETRIVREFAYEDFRDFLS, translated from the coding sequence ATGACGACCCCCTATTATTTGATTGACGAAAGTCGCATGCAAAAAGCCATGGAGCGGATTCGCTATGTGGAGCAGCACAGTGGCGCCAAATCCGTGCTGGCGCTGAAGTGCTTTTCAACCTGGTGTGCCTTTGATTTTATGCGGCCCTACCTGGCTGGGACCACCAGCAGCAGCCTGTATGAAGCGCGCCTGGGCAACGAGAAATTTGGCGGCGAAACCCACGGCTACAGTGTGGCCTACAGCGACGATGAAATTGATGAGGTGGTTCGCTGTTGCGACAAGGTGATTTTCAACTCCCTGAGCCAATTCGAACGTTTCAAAGACCGTGCGCAATTGGTCTCCCGCGGCTTGCGACTCAACCCCCGCATTGGCTACTCAGGCTATCAACTCAGTAACACCGTTTGCCAGTATTCCCGGTTGGGTGTAACGGCTGACAAGTTGCCCGCCGATATCGGTGAGCAGATTGATGGCGTGATGCTGCACATGAACTGCGAGAACCACGACTTCACTGACCTGTGTCGGCAGATAAACGAGATCGAGCGCCAGTTCGGCTGGTTGTTGCCACAGCTGTCCTGGCTGAGTCTGGGCGGTGGCGTGGCTTTTACCTCAGACGGCTATCCGCTGCACGAATTCTCCAATCGCTTGGCTGAACTGGCAGAAAAATACCGTTTGCAGGTCTATTTGGAGCCCGGCGAGGCCTCGGTCACCCAGTCCACGTCCCTGGTGGTATCGGTATTGGACATTGTCGATAACGGCCTGCCCACCCTGATTGTCGATGCCGGGGTGGAGACCCACCTGCTCGATGTTCTGGTGTATCGCTTTGCCCCCGCGCTGGCGGGGGCAACCCCGCTGGAAGACGGTGAGGTGGAAGATGCCGTGGCCTCTGGCAAGCCGGTTTACCGGGTCAGCGGTCGCACCTGTCTGGCCGGTGACGTGTTTGGCACCTATGTTTTCGAACAGCCGGTTGCCCTGGGGCAAACCCTGAGCTTCACCGATGTCGCCAGTTATTCCATGGTCAAGAAGAATTTTTTCAATGGCATTCGCATGCCGAGCATTCATTACAAAAACCTCAACGGCGAAACCCGGATCGTTCGGGAGTTTGCCTATGAGGATTTTCGAGACTTCCTGTCTTGA
- a CDS encoding saccharopine dehydrogenase family protein → MKKNVLVIGAGAVGAVVAHKCAQRSDVFASLCIASKNISKCHAIVASVSDKAYRHQAEFGLSAKAVQADDLPSLVALIEECRADIVINVCTAFVNMTILDACLATQTAYIDTAVHEDYHVMNAPYPWYANFEWKKKAACVEQGVTAILGCGFDPGVVNAYCAYAQRHEFDSIDSIDIMDVNDGDHGRFFSTNFDPEINLREIIEDAGCLEDGEWRSYPHHSRSMRYNFPVVGEHPLYLMGHDEVHSLSVNIEGVKTVRFWMGFGEHYLNCLNVFEKVGLLNHEKVTTSDGQNVVPLHVLKACLPDPGTLAANYRGKTCIGTLIKGHKDGQEKELFVYNICDHQETFADVGSQAIAFTAGVPPVAAAVLVATGDWDVKGMVNVEELDPLPFFRELAAMGLSTEKCEPGEIPEQDLEPQVMAVASS, encoded by the coding sequence ATGAAAAAAAATGTTCTTGTTATTGGAGCCGGCGCGGTGGGCGCCGTGGTTGCCCATAAATGTGCCCAGCGCAGCGATGTTTTTGCTTCACTTTGTATCGCATCGAAAAATATCAGTAAGTGTCACGCCATTGTGGCGTCGGTTTCTGACAAGGCCTATCGCCATCAGGCTGAGTTTGGGCTTTCTGCCAAGGCGGTGCAGGCCGATGATTTACCGTCCCTGGTCGCGCTGATCGAAGAATGCCGCGCCGACATCGTCATCAATGTCTGCACCGCCTTTGTGAATATGACCATTCTGGATGCCTGTCTGGCCACCCAAACCGCCTACATCGATACCGCCGTCCACGAGGATTACCACGTGATGAACGCGCCTTATCCCTGGTATGCCAACTTCGAGTGGAAGAAAAAAGCGGCCTGTGTCGAGCAGGGGGTAACCGCCATTTTGGGCTGCGGCTTTGATCCGGGGGTGGTCAACGCCTACTGTGCCTACGCCCAGCGTCACGAGTTTGACAGTATCGACAGCATCGACATCATGGATGTAAACGACGGTGACCACGGGCGTTTCTTCTCCACCAACTTTGATCCTGAAATCAATTTGCGGGAGATCATTGAGGATGCCGGTTGTCTTGAAGATGGAGAGTGGCGCAGCTACCCCCACCATAGCCGTTCCATGCGTTACAACTTTCCGGTGGTGGGGGAGCATCCCCTGTACCTGATGGGGCACGACGAGGTGCACTCGCTGTCGGTGAACATTGAGGGCGTTAAAACCGTGCGCTTTTGGATGGGCTTTGGCGAGCACTACCTCAACTGTCTGAACGTGTTTGAAAAGGTGGGCCTGCTCAATCACGAAAAGGTTACCACCAGTGACGGCCAGAACGTGGTGCCCCTGCATGTGCTGAAAGCCTGCCTGCCCGACCCCGGAACCCTGGCGGCGAACTACCGGGGTAAAACCTGCATTGGTACCCTGATCAAGGGGCATAAGGACGGCCAGGAAAAAGAGCTGTTTGTTTACAATATCTGCGACCATCAGGAGACCTTTGCTGATGTGGGCTCGCAAGCGATTGCCTTTACTGCCGGGGTGCCACCGGTGGCGGCGGCGGTGTTGGTGGCCACCGGCGACTGGGATGTGAAGGGCATGGTCAATGTGGAAGAGCTGGACCCACTGCCATTTTTCCGGGAGCTGGCTGCGATGGGCTTGTCCACCGAGAAGTGCGAACCGGGTGAGATTCCCGAGCAAGACCTGGAACCCCAAGTGATGGCGGTGGCGTCGTCATGA
- a CDS encoding agmatine deiminase family protein: MGAAMHYLPPEWYVQDTVILSWPHADTDWAAMLSEVEAVYTAVAGAILKVQGVLVLCHDQELEQRVRRLLAEPGAVPQNLLTAVVPYNDTWVRDYGPLTVVDAQGRCRALDFTFTGWGGKYDGGLDNAVNRTLLPRPMFAAGYQSAGLVLEGGGVDVDGNGHLLTTSRCLENSNRNPQLSRAQIEACLRGAFGIHTVFWLEHGHLEGDDTDAHIDTLARFAPNSTIVYTACDDPSDSHYKELLNMAAELKALRRQDGKAFRLLALPWPTACYNRAGERLPASYANFLVINGAVLVPTYRQRENDARALSCVGEAFPDHRIIGMDCLPLIHQFGSLHCISMQVPRGFLK, encoded by the coding sequence ATGGGCGCGGCAATGCATTATCTGCCGCCGGAATGGTATGTTCAGGATACCGTGATACTCAGCTGGCCCCATGCTGACACGGATTGGGCCGCCATGCTGAGTGAGGTGGAAGCGGTATATACCGCCGTTGCCGGTGCCATACTCAAGGTGCAGGGGGTGTTGGTCTTGTGCCATGACCAGGAGCTGGAGCAGCGGGTACGCCGCTTGCTGGCAGAGCCCGGTGCAGTGCCACAAAACCTGTTAACCGCGGTGGTGCCCTACAACGATACCTGGGTGCGGGACTACGGCCCCCTTACCGTGGTCGATGCCCAGGGGCGCTGCCGGGCGCTGGACTTTACCTTTACAGGCTGGGGCGGCAAATACGATGGCGGTCTCGATAACGCGGTGAACCGGACACTGTTGCCCCGGCCAATGTTCGCCGCAGGCTATCAATCGGCGGGCCTGGTGTTGGAGGGCGGCGGCGTTGATGTCGATGGCAATGGACATTTACTGACCACCTCCCGGTGTCTGGAAAATAGCAATCGCAACCCCCAACTCAGCCGGGCGCAAATTGAAGCGTGTCTACGCGGCGCATTTGGCATTCATACGGTTTTCTGGCTTGAGCATGGTCATCTCGAAGGCGATGACACCGACGCTCATATCGACACGCTGGCGCGGTTTGCGCCCAATAGCACCATTGTTTATACCGCCTGTGACGACCCGAGCGACAGTCATTATAAAGAGTTGCTCAATATGGCTGCCGAATTGAAGGCCCTGCGCCGACAAGACGGAAAGGCATTCAGGCTGCTGGCATTACCGTGGCCAACCGCCTGCTACAACAGGGCGGGGGAACGCCTGCCTGCCAGCTATGCCAATTTTCTGGTGATTAACGGCGCGGTGCTAGTGCCAACCTACCGTCAGCGAGAGAATGATGCCAGGGCGCTCAGTTGTGTGGGGGAGGCCTTTCCGGATCACCGCATTATCGGCATGGATTGCCTGCCCCTGATTCATCAGTTTGGCAGTTTGCACTGCATCAGCATGCAGGTGCCCAGAGGGTTTTTGAAGTGA
- a CDS encoding carbon-nitrogen hydrolase, translated as MSRVVKVALIQQTVGLNSEENFRRSLGAVTEAAVGGAKLVVLQELHRSRYFCQQQDVNGFDLAETIPGPSTRALAELAAEHEVVIVSSLFEKRTAGLYHNTAVVLDSDGTIAGRYRKMHIPDDPGFYEKFYFSPGDLGFEPIQTRLGKLGVLVCWDQWFPEAARLMTLAGAELLIYPTAIGWDPTDDVAEKKRQIDAWIISQRAHAVANGLPVLSCNRVGFEPDPGPNGDNSRAGAGIGFWGNSFVAGPQGELLAQASTEDEHILFADVDLGRSETVRRIWPYLRDRRVDSYADLQKLFRD; from the coding sequence ATGAGTCGTGTCGTAAAGGTCGCGCTGATTCAACAAACCGTTGGACTGAATAGCGAGGAGAATTTTCGGCGCAGCCTGGGGGCGGTGACCGAGGCGGCCGTCGGCGGGGCAAAACTGGTGGTGCTGCAAGAGCTACACCGCTCCCGGTATTTCTGTCAGCAGCAGGATGTAAATGGCTTCGATCTGGCCGAAACCATTCCCGGCCCCTCCACCCGCGCGCTGGCCGAGCTCGCCGCAGAGCACGAGGTGGTGATAGTGAGCTCGTTGTTTGAAAAACGCACGGCCGGGCTCTATCACAACACGGCTGTGGTGCTCGACAGTGATGGCACTATCGCCGGGCGTTACCGAAAAATGCACATACCGGATGATCCGGGGTTCTACGAGAAATTCTATTTCAGTCCGGGTGATCTGGGTTTTGAGCCTATACAGACCCGCTTGGGCAAGCTGGGCGTGCTGGTGTGTTGGGATCAGTGGTTCCCTGAGGCGGCCCGGCTGATGACCCTGGCGGGGGCGGAGTTGCTGATCTATCCCACGGCTATTGGCTGGGACCCTACTGATGATGTCGCTGAGAAGAAGCGTCAGATTGACGCTTGGATCATCAGTCAGCGAGCCCACGCAGTGGCCAATGGCCTGCCGGTACTGAGCTGCAACCGAGTGGGTTTTGAGCCCGATCCGGGCCCGAATGGTGACAACAGCAGAGCGGGGGCGGGGATAGGCTTTTGGGGCAACAGCTTTGTTGCCGGGCCTCAGGGAGAACTGCTTGCCCAGGCGTCAACCGAGGATGAGCATATACTCTTCGCCGATGTTGATCTGGGCCGCAGCGAAACCGTGCGCCGAATCTGGCCCTATCTGCGTGACCGGCGTGTGGATTCTTACGCCGACTTACAGAAACTGTTCCGGGACTAA
- a CDS encoding siderophore-interacting protein, with amino-acid sequence MAKSDLRCLSVISSERLTPNMQRMVLGGADLEDFPADQASGYIKLVFPLVQGEPLPSPDEIDNGAPVQLRTYTVRAFDPIAPALTLDLVLHGGVACGGPASRWAETARVGDNMPIYGPGPKKLVDMTADWFLLAGDMTALPALSCNLEQMPGDAQGYAVIEINSDDDRQALSKPPGIELVWVVNSAPDTENTMLADAVRNLPWREGRPSIWAACEFSNMRLLRSYFKKERLVSRNDLYVSSYWKAGHSEDEHKVAKQRDALAHAAEE; translated from the coding sequence ATGGCTAAATCTGACCTACGTTGTTTATCGGTGATCAGCTCTGAGCGCCTAACACCCAACATGCAGAGAATGGTATTGGGTGGGGCGGATCTGGAAGACTTTCCAGCTGATCAGGCAAGCGGCTATATCAAATTGGTGTTTCCGCTGGTGCAGGGGGAGCCCCTGCCCAGCCCCGACGAAATTGACAACGGCGCACCGGTCCAGCTGCGGACATACACGGTAAGGGCCTTTGATCCAATTGCCCCAGCGTTGACCCTGGACCTGGTGTTACACGGCGGTGTCGCCTGCGGTGGTCCCGCTTCCCGGTGGGCTGAAACCGCCCGGGTTGGGGACAATATGCCCATCTATGGGCCCGGCCCGAAAAAGCTGGTAGACATGACCGCAGACTGGTTTTTACTGGCGGGGGACATGACTGCTTTGCCCGCGTTGAGCTGTAATCTGGAGCAAATGCCAGGTGACGCCCAAGGCTACGCGGTCATCGAGATTAACAGTGATGATGACCGCCAAGCCCTGAGCAAACCCCCGGGTATCGAGCTGGTGTGGGTGGTCAATTCCGCCCCTGATACAGAAAACACAATGCTGGCCGATGCGGTGCGAAATCTACCCTGGCGTGAGGGCAGACCGTCTATCTGGGCTGCCTGTGAGTTCAGCAACATGCGTTTGCTGCGCAGCTATTTCAAGAAAGAACGTCTGGTTTCCCGCAACGACCTTTATGTCAGTAGCTACTGGAAAGCGGGGCACTCAGAAGACGAGCATAAAGTTGCCAAGCAACGAGATGCTCTCGCCCACGCCGCTGAAGAATAA
- a CDS encoding Fur family transcriptional regulator gives MSAVIENSSSAGSGINLKNLVKRSSRGGRSSLLYQQQIVEILSEVAGFISVPQIHYQVCKRGKKPSITTIYRNVRRLEEAGVLEYRRFQGQKGVFALAQVAAVRDHLISVDTGEVETLEGEAIERLKCEIAHAKGVSPESCHIEFYINPNLA, from the coding sequence ATGTCTGCGGTGATTGAAAACTCGTCGTCAGCGGGGTCGGGCATAAACCTGAAAAATCTGGTTAAGCGATCCTCCCGCGGTGGGCGCAGCTCTCTTCTCTATCAACAACAAATTGTGGAAATCCTTTCTGAGGTGGCGGGCTTTATCTCAGTGCCGCAAATTCATTATCAAGTTTGCAAACGCGGAAAGAAGCCCTCCATCACCACGATATACCGAAATGTCCGCCGACTGGAAGAGGCTGGAGTGTTGGAGTATCGCCGCTTTCAGGGGCAAAAGGGGGTTTTTGCCTTGGCGCAAGTTGCCGCAGTGCGAGACCATCTCATCTCGGTCGATACAGGTGAAGTCGAGACCCTGGAGGGCGAGGCCATCGAACGCTTGAAGTGCGAAATTGCCCACGCCAAAGGGGTCAGTCCCGAAAGCTGTCACATCGAATTTTATATCAACCCGAACCTTGCCTAA
- a CDS encoding MarR family winged helix-turn-helix transcriptional regulator — MAEKQGSSKGYDVALSNDFQISDEDLKLRFGFLIHDAARMRRTVIDEVFKPLRVTRSQAWALAFLSRRDGLTQSDLADDMSLGKVTLSGLIDRLEDVGMVERRPDPSDRRIKRIFITKEGRRVIKEMRQLTLECNDKMLEGLDAQEVFNTVETLRKLNRNLKALKARTVSRD; from the coding sequence ATGGCTGAAAAGCAAGGCAGTTCGAAGGGCTACGATGTGGCGCTTTCAAATGACTTCCAGATTTCAGATGAGGATCTAAAGCTTCGCTTTGGCTTTTTGATTCACGATGCTGCGAGAATGCGGCGGACAGTGATTGATGAAGTATTCAAGCCACTCCGGGTGACCCGCTCCCAGGCCTGGGCGCTGGCGTTTTTATCGCGTCGCGATGGTTTAACCCAATCTGATCTCGCTGATGATATGAGTTTGGGGAAGGTTACGCTCAGCGGGCTGATTGATCGGCTTGAGGATGTCGGTATGGTCGAGCGCCGGCCTGACCCCTCAGATCGGCGTATCAAGCGCATCTTTATTACTAAAGAGGGGCGTCGGGTGATTAAGGAGATGCGCCAGCTTACGCTAGAGTGTAATGACAAAATGCTGGAAGGTCTCGATGCGCAGGAGGTTTTCAACACGGTAGAGACCCTGCGCAAATTGAATCGTAATTTGAAAGCATTGAAAGCCCGCACGGTGTCGCGTGATTAA
- a CDS encoding VOC family protein, with translation MSIPFLYRRLAYVALNVTNLQRSVEFYRDMMGLELSTFEEGRFAALRCDTHIMSLALYQSSAPGLRRVAFQVASPADLRVAKAHFQERGLELWDVSKAERDELKLGNAFRVFEPNTGVTFEMIDDILEPGSPYVPSLAKIQRLGHVVFRTTKLDACWQALEENFGLLSSDYVPDKAVWARCFPNPLHHSIALVGSDQDGLHHVNFMVSEIDDIGRARNRLLDAGVDIVFGPGRHKPSGSVFLYFLDPDGMTAEFSFGMEEFPAEGARQPRMLANTLQTMDLWGGRPKPEFSSKGEIAGPDRS, from the coding sequence ATGAGCATTCCTTTTTTATATCGGCGCCTGGCCTATGTCGCGCTGAACGTGACTAATCTGCAGCGTTCGGTAGAGTTCTATCGGGACATGATGGGGTTGGAGCTGTCCACCTTTGAAGAGGGCCGATTTGCGGCGCTGCGCTGCGATACTCATATTATGAGTCTGGCGCTGTATCAGTCGAGCGCGCCGGGGCTGCGTCGAGTGGCTTTTCAGGTGGCTAGCCCGGCGGATTTGAGAGTGGCCAAGGCGCACTTTCAGGAGCGGGGTTTGGAGCTTTGGGATGTATCCAAGGCGGAGCGTGACGAACTGAAGCTGGGTAATGCATTTCGGGTTTTCGAGCCCAACACCGGCGTGACCTTCGAGATGATCGACGATATTCTCGAGCCCGGTTCGCCCTATGTTCCCTCTCTTGCAAAAATTCAGCGCCTTGGTCACGTAGTGTTTCGCACCACCAAGCTGGACGCCTGCTGGCAGGCTTTGGAAGAAAACTTCGGCCTGCTGTCCTCGGATTATGTTCCGGATAAAGCGGTATGGGCACGCTGCTTCCCCAACCCCCTTCACCACAGCATTGCCTTGGTCGGCAGTGATCAGGACGGGCTGCACCACGTTAACTTTATGGTCAGCGAGATTGATGACATTGGTCGGGCGCGCAATCGTCTGCTTGATGCCGGGGTCGATATTGTATTTGGTCCGGGTCGCCATAAGCCCTCGGGCAGTGTGTTTCTCTACTTCCTGGACCCAGATGGCATGACGGCCGAATTTAGTTTTGGGATGGAAGAGTTCCCCGCAGAGGGGGCGCGTCAACCGCGCATGCTAGCCAATACCCTGCAAACTATGGACTTGTGGGGTGGGCGACCCAAGCCAGAGTTTAGTAGCAAGGGCGAAATCGCAGGCCCTGACAGATCATGA
- a CDS encoding SDR family NAD(P)-dependent oxidoreductase, with the protein MSVELADRLAVVTGACSDIGRGIAFALAEKGASLLLADLDEAKLAGLADEFFGIGLTVATCAGDLSKQDDVAGLMAQAEALGGVDILVNNAGGGIIKPFLDHTPETLAATVDRNLWTALWCCWYAIPQMRDKQFGRIINIGADSVRNGLAAHAAYNAAKGGVHGMTTGLAREFAPDNITVNTVAPCAVQTAILNEFLEKDPETAAKFLQVIPVGRAAKVSEVASMVTYLAGEDAAFVTGQVISVNGGSTML; encoded by the coding sequence ATGAGTGTTGAATTGGCTGACCGTTTGGCTGTCGTTACTGGCGCCTGCAGCGATATTGGCCGGGGCATTGCCTTTGCCCTGGCTGAAAAAGGGGCGAGTCTGTTATTGGCCGATCTGGATGAGGCGAAGTTGGCTGGGCTAGCCGACGAGTTTTTTGGTATTGGCTTGACGGTAGCCACTTGCGCTGGCGACTTGTCCAAGCAGGATGATGTCGCCGGGTTGATGGCTCAGGCGGAGGCGCTCGGGGGAGTCGATATCCTCGTTAACAATGCGGGTGGTGGGATCATTAAGCCCTTTCTCGATCACACCCCCGAGACCCTGGCGGCGACGGTTGATCGCAATTTATGGACCGCCCTGTGGTGCTGTTGGTATGCGATTCCTCAGATGCGGGACAAGCAATTTGGTCGAATCATCAATATTGGCGCCGACTCCGTGCGCAATGGTCTGGCCGCCCACGCTGCCTATAACGCGGCCAAGGGCGGTGTGCATGGCATGACGACGGGGCTGGCAAGAGAATTTGCGCCGGACAATATTACCGTTAATACGGTTGCTCCCTGCGCCGTGCAGACGGCAATTCTGAATGAGTTTCTGGAGAAAGATCCGGAAACCGCAGCAAAATTTTTACAGGTTATCCCGGTTGGACGCGCCGCCAAGGTAAGCGAGGTCGCTTCGATGGTGACTTACTTGGCTGGTGAAGATGCGGCCTTTGTCACTGGTCAGGTGATCAGTGTCAATGGCGGCAGCACCATGTTGTAA
- a CDS encoding non-heme iron oxygenase ferredoxin subunit, whose amino-acid sequence MTSDVIASTETEWALLCDLPELDEGEIATAKHPGGLDLAIYQVEGEYFVTSDRCTHGAASLYDEGELNGYVVECAWHNGTFDIRTGAALTMPCRTPLRSFDTRVDDGKLYINPKPRRFQQS is encoded by the coding sequence ATGACTAGCGATGTAATAGCAAGCACCGAAACTGAGTGGGCACTGCTGTGCGACCTGCCCGAGTTGGATGAGGGAGAAATCGCCACGGCCAAGCACCCGGGTGGTTTGGATCTGGCAATTTACCAGGTGGAAGGCGAGTATTTTGTGACCTCTGATCGCTGCACCCACGGCGCGGCCTCCCTCTACGACGAGGGTGAGTTAAACGGCTATGTCGTGGAGTGTGCCTGGCACAACGGTACCTTTGATATTCGCACCGGCGCAGCCTTGACCATGCCCTGTCGCACGCCACTGCGCAGCTTTGATACCCGAGTTGACGACGGCAAGCTGTATATCAACCCCAAACCTCGGCGTTTTCAGCAAAGCTAA
- a CDS encoding alpha/beta fold hydrolase → MTTTNPEIGKRAELRSGYGANYLESGSRENPTVILLHGSGPGVTGYANWRLLMPQLESQFHVLAPDVVGFGYTDHPEGFVYNMDNWLTFMCDFMDAVDVQKAHFVGNSFGGALSLAMAAQHPDRVERVVMMGAAGVRFEMTEGLREVWGYTPSVENMRSLMSIFAYRQDLVSDEIIKSRYEASIRPGYQEAYSQLFPEPMQEKLDGLATPEEVIKTIPHKVLLVHGREDVIVPMENSVRGHKLLKNSELHIFGECGHWTQVEKPNEFATLVRNFLS, encoded by the coding sequence GTGACCACAACGAACCCCGAAATTGGAAAACGTGCCGAACTGCGCAGCGGCTATGGTGCGAACTACCTCGAGTCTGGCAGTCGCGAAAACCCCACGGTGATCCTCCTGCATGGCTCTGGCCCCGGTGTGACCGGTTATGCCAACTGGCGCTTGTTAATGCCCCAGCTGGAGTCCCAGTTTCATGTGTTGGCGCCCGACGTTGTGGGTTTCGGTTATACCGATCACCCCGAGGGCTTCGTTTACAACATGGACAACTGGCTTACCTTTATGTGCGACTTTATGGATGCCGTCGATGTGCAGAAGGCCCACTTTGTCGGTAACTCCTTCGGCGGCGCACTGAGCCTGGCGATGGCCGCCCAACATCCCGATCGCGTAGAGCGGGTGGTGATGATGGGGGCTGCCGGTGTTCGCTTTGAAATGACCGAAGGCCTGCGCGAAGTCTGGGGCTATACCCCGTCGGTAGAGAATATGCGCAGCCTGATGTCGATTTTTGCCTACCGTCAGGACCTGGTAAGCGACGAAATTATCAAGTCGCGGTACGAGGCAAGTATTCGCCCGGGTTATCAGGAAGCCTACTCCCAACTATTCCCGGAGCCAATGCAGGAAAAGCTTGATGGTTTGGCAACGCCGGAAGAGGTGATCAAGACCATTCCCCACAAAGTGCTTTTGGTTCACGGTCGCGAAGACGTGATTGTGCCGATGGAGAATTCGGTACGCGGCCACAAACTACTGAAGAACTCTGAGCTGCATATTTTTGGTGAGTGCGGTCATTGGACTCAGGTCGAAAAACCCAATGAATTTGCCACCTTGGTGCGCAATTTCCTGAGTTGA